A region from the Actinoplanes sp. OR16 genome encodes:
- a CDS encoding helix-turn-helix transcriptional regulator gives MEIVGTALAEMTMPQISPLAGEPIERADAERLAGVLKALADPARLRLLSLIQSATDGEACVCDLTAPLGLSQPTVSHHLRILTEAGLLEREKRGVWAYYRLVPTAIATIADLLTPPRKRATKKAR, from the coding sequence ATGGAGATCGTGGGAACTGCGTTGGCGGAAATGACTATGCCTCAGATCTCACCGCTTGCCGGTGAGCCTATTGAACGCGCCGACGCCGAGCGCCTGGCGGGAGTGCTGAAGGCACTCGCCGACCCGGCACGGCTGCGGTTGCTGAGCCTTATCCAGTCCGCGACGGATGGCGAAGCGTGCGTCTGCGACCTGACGGCCCCTCTGGGTCTCTCGCAGCCGACCGTTAGCCACCACCTGCGGATTCTGACGGAGGCTGGTCTGCTGGAGCGCGAGAAGCGCGGTGTCTGGGCGTACTACCGCCTGGTGCCGACCGCCATCGCGACGATTGCGGACCTGCTCACCCCGCCGCGCAAGCGGGCCACCAAGAAGGCCCGCTGA
- a CDS encoding class II aldolase/adducin family protein, with protein MNYVPGDLRDQLAHVGYDVVQAGLVCGSGGNLSARIPDEDAIWVTASGSWLERLSRNSFAPVRISDGASALIGGMPPPRIEPTSELALHLALYRARPDVNAVVHLHPQTALLLDALGEHIRIVTTDHAFYLRRVSTVPFRLPGSTELASLTAAMAADGTDCLVLSQHGCVVMGDSVELAHKRARNLEEAASLTYRALAAGRLENLRDCPEEFLDRLHGSTAVTV; from the coding sequence GTGAACTACGTCCCCGGCGACCTGCGTGACCAGCTCGCGCACGTGGGTTACGACGTGGTGCAGGCCGGTCTCGTGTGTGGGTCGGGCGGCAATCTGTCCGCCCGCATCCCCGACGAGGATGCCATCTGGGTCACCGCGAGTGGCTCCTGGCTCGAACGCCTGAGCCGTAACTCCTTCGCGCCGGTCCGGATATCGGACGGCGCTTCCGCGCTGATCGGAGGCATGCCGCCGCCGCGGATCGAGCCGACCAGCGAGCTCGCCCTGCATCTCGCGCTCTACCGTGCCCGACCCGACGTCAACGCGGTCGTCCATCTGCACCCGCAGACGGCTCTTCTGCTGGACGCGCTCGGCGAGCACATCCGGATCGTCACGACCGACCATGCGTTCTATCTGCGACGGGTTTCGACGGTCCCGTTCCGGCTGCCCGGCAGCACGGAGCTGGCGTCGCTGACCGCAGCGATGGCCGCCGACGGCACCGACTGCCTGGTGCTGAGCCAGCACGGCTGTGTCGTCATGGGCGACTCCGTGGAGCTGGCGCACAAGCGCGCCCGCAATCTCGAGGAAGCGGCTTCACTGACCTACCGCGCGCTCGCCGCCGGCCGGCTGGAGAACCTCCGCGACTGCCCGGAAGAGTTCCTGGACCGGCTGCACGGTTCCACAGCCGTAACGGTCTGA
- a CDS encoding VTT domain-containing protein, whose product MDIHALTEQLALNPMDPKDLLSAFGVPGVLAILFAETGLLVGFFFPGDSLLFLAGVAASSVADSIFGAGSKLSITALLIGAPICAIAGAQFGHWLGARYGRRMFDKPDSKLFKKEYVEKAEYYFEKFGPAKAVVLARFIPIVRTFLNPVAGTLGMPARQFFIWNVVGAILWTDGIILIGYLLAQQIYDAIGDKIDHYILPVVVLIVLISVLPILIEIIRERKHKKNAPAEGPGVAESFGVVAAAAAVGAAEAVHDEIHPHHQPQSYGQTYGQPQQYGQGVYGQPQQQPDRYDEPTQYGGNQYGGRQDRYDEPTQYGGGQQYPPQTYGRPQQQPDDQTWPPR is encoded by the coding sequence GTGGACATCCATGCGCTCACCGAGCAGCTCGCTCTGAACCCGATGGACCCGAAGGACCTGCTCTCCGCCTTCGGCGTGCCCGGCGTTCTGGCCATCCTCTTCGCGGAGACCGGCCTTCTCGTCGGCTTCTTCTTCCCGGGTGACTCCCTGCTGTTCCTGGCGGGTGTCGCGGCCTCCTCGGTGGCCGACTCGATCTTCGGTGCCGGCAGCAAGTTGTCGATCACCGCTCTGCTGATCGGCGCGCCGATCTGTGCCATCGCGGGCGCCCAGTTCGGGCACTGGCTCGGCGCCCGCTACGGCCGTCGGATGTTCGACAAACCCGACTCGAAGCTCTTCAAGAAGGAGTACGTCGAGAAGGCCGAGTACTACTTCGAGAAGTTCGGCCCGGCCAAGGCCGTGGTGCTGGCGCGCTTCATCCCGATCGTCAGGACGTTCCTGAACCCGGTCGCCGGCACCCTCGGCATGCCAGCCCGCCAGTTCTTCATCTGGAACGTGGTCGGCGCGATCCTCTGGACCGACGGCATCATCCTGATCGGTTACCTGCTGGCGCAGCAGATCTACGACGCCATCGGCGACAAGATCGACCACTACATCCTGCCGGTGGTCGTGCTGATCGTCCTGATCTCGGTGCTGCCGATCCTGATCGAGATCATCCGCGAGCGGAAGCACAAGAAGAACGCTCCGGCCGAAGGCCCCGGTGTGGCCGAGTCGTTCGGTGTGGTCGCCGCGGCCGCCGCGGTCGGCGCCGCCGAGGCCGTGCACGACGAGATCCACCCGCACCACCAGCCGCAGTCCTACGGCCAGACCTACGGTCAGCCGCAGCAATACGGCCAGGGTGTGTACGGCCAACCGCAGCAGCAGCCGGACCGTTACGACGAGCCGACGCAGTACGGCGGCAACCAGTACGGCGGTCGGCAGGATCGCTATGACGAGCCCACTCAGTACGGTGGCGGCCAGCAGTACCCGCCGCAGACCTACGGGCGGCCCCAGCAGCAGCCGGACGACCAGACCTGGCCGCCGCGCTGA
- a CDS encoding polynucleotide kinase-phosphatase — translation MILDVPELSLVALVGISGSGKSTFAGAHFAPTQVLSSDYFRGLVADDENDQSASGDAFDVLHYVAGKRLAGGRLTVVDATNLQSHARAGLVKVAREHDVLPVAIVLDVPESLAWERTQGRADRTFDRRVLTRMHRDLRRSLGQLSREGFRKIHVLRGVDEIAAAEIRYEKLFNDRRDEHGPFDIVGDVHGCRAELELLLGKLGWTLIRDDQGRPVDAVHPEPGRTAVFVGDLVDRGPDSPGVLRLVMGMVAAGHAICVPGNHEQKLARKLNGRNVQLTHGLPETLEQLAAEPDEFVAEAKAFIEGLVSHYVLDDGKLVVAHAGLKEAYHGRASGRVRSFALYGETTGETDEYGLPVRYPWAKDYRGSAAVVYGHVPTPVPEWINNTICLDTGCVFGGSLTALRWPSRELVAVPAAKEYYAPVRPLVPVSAKADGGLDIADVTGRRHIDYGFGRTTVPAENAAAALEVMGRWAVDPETLVWLPPTMAPCSSSTVDGYLEHPSSAFADLRAAGVSRVVCEEKHMGSRAVVRVSASGDGDAIWTRTGRPFFGPELDEPLLARVRSAAAPIFAELGTDWLLLDAELLPWSAKAGSLIRDHYAGVGAAGRAALPAALSVLDQVAGRGLDVAALRDRLELRSAEIDGYSAAYRAYVKPTDGLDGVTLAVFAVLAGGGSSYKEKDHDWHLAHADRLVAADPSLFTPTRRMIVDLGDPESEAAATAWWLSLTAAGGEGMVVKPWAGLGATNSDGRLVQPGVKCRGREYLRIIYGPEYTRPEQLERLRGRNLGRKRALALREHGLGLAALDRLAEGAPAWRVHELVFAILAAESEPVDPRL, via the coding sequence ATGATCCTCGACGTACCCGAGCTCTCCCTTGTCGCCCTGGTGGGCATCTCCGGCTCCGGCAAGTCGACGTTCGCCGGTGCCCACTTCGCGCCGACCCAGGTGCTCTCCTCGGACTACTTCCGCGGCCTGGTCGCCGACGACGAGAACGACCAGTCGGCCTCGGGTGACGCCTTCGACGTGCTGCACTACGTGGCCGGCAAGCGTCTCGCCGGCGGCCGGCTCACCGTCGTGGACGCCACCAACCTGCAGTCGCACGCCCGCGCCGGTCTCGTGAAGGTGGCCCGTGAGCACGACGTGCTGCCGGTGGCGATCGTCCTGGACGTGCCGGAGTCGCTCGCCTGGGAGCGCACGCAGGGTCGCGCCGACCGCACGTTCGACCGCCGCGTCCTCACCCGAATGCACCGTGACCTGCGGCGTTCCCTCGGCCAGCTGAGCCGCGAGGGATTCCGCAAGATCCACGTGCTGCGCGGGGTCGACGAGATCGCCGCCGCCGAGATCCGGTACGAGAAGCTGTTCAACGACCGGCGCGACGAGCACGGCCCGTTCGACATCGTCGGTGACGTGCACGGCTGCCGCGCCGAGCTGGAGCTGCTGCTCGGCAAGCTGGGCTGGACCCTGATCCGCGACGACCAGGGCCGCCCGGTCGACGCCGTGCACCCGGAGCCGGGACGCACTGCCGTCTTCGTCGGCGACCTGGTCGACCGCGGGCCGGACTCGCCGGGCGTGCTGCGCCTGGTCATGGGCATGGTGGCGGCCGGTCACGCGATCTGTGTGCCGGGCAACCACGAGCAGAAGCTGGCCCGCAAGCTGAACGGCCGCAACGTGCAGCTCACCCACGGTCTCCCGGAGACCCTGGAGCAGCTCGCCGCCGAACCGGACGAGTTCGTCGCCGAGGCGAAGGCCTTCATCGAGGGCCTGGTCAGCCACTACGTGCTCGACGACGGCAAGCTCGTGGTCGCGCACGCCGGGCTGAAGGAGGCGTACCACGGGCGGGCGTCCGGCCGGGTGCGCAGCTTCGCGCTCTACGGCGAGACCACAGGCGAGACCGACGAGTACGGCCTCCCGGTCCGCTACCCGTGGGCCAAGGACTACCGGGGTTCGGCCGCCGTCGTCTACGGCCACGTGCCGACACCGGTCCCGGAGTGGATCAACAACACGATCTGCCTGGACACCGGCTGCGTCTTCGGCGGCTCACTCACCGCGCTGCGCTGGCCGTCCCGCGAGCTGGTCGCGGTGCCGGCCGCCAAGGAGTATTACGCGCCGGTACGGCCGCTGGTCCCGGTCTCGGCCAAGGCCGACGGGGGCCTGGACATCGCTGACGTGACGGGCCGCAGGCACATCGATTACGGGTTCGGGCGGACGACCGTCCCCGCCGAGAACGCGGCCGCCGCGCTGGAGGTGATGGGACGGTGGGCCGTCGACCCGGAGACTCTGGTCTGGCTGCCGCCGACCATGGCGCCCTGCTCCAGCTCGACCGTGGACGGATACCTGGAACACCCGTCGTCGGCGTTCGCCGATCTGCGGGCCGCCGGGGTGAGCCGGGTCGTGTGCGAGGAGAAGCACATGGGCTCGCGGGCCGTCGTCCGTGTCTCGGCGTCCGGCGACGGCGACGCGATCTGGACCCGGACCGGCCGGCCGTTCTTCGGTCCGGAGCTGGACGAGCCGCTGCTTGCCCGGGTCCGGTCGGCCGCCGCGCCGATCTTCGCGGAGCTGGGCACCGACTGGCTGCTGCTCGACGCCGAACTGCTGCCGTGGTCGGCCAAGGCCGGATCGCTGATCCGGGACCACTACGCCGGGGTCGGGGCCGCCGGACGAGCGGCGCTGCCCGCCGCGCTGTCCGTTCTCGATCAGGTGGCGGGCCGCGGTCTCGACGTCGCCGCCCTGCGGGACCGGCTCGAGCTGCGATCCGCGGAGATCGACGGGTACTCGGCGGCCTACCGGGCGTACGTGAAACCGACCGATGGACTGGACGGGGTCACGCTCGCTGTCTTCGCGGTCCTCGCCGGCGGCGGTTCCTCGTACAAGGAAAAGGACCATGACTGGCACCTGGCGCACGCGGACCGCCTGGTCGCGGCAGACCCGAGCCTCTTCACGCCCACCCGGCGGATGATCGTCGACCTCGGTGACCCGGAGTCGGAGGCCGCGGCGACCGCATGGTGGCTCTCGCTGACCGCCGCCGGCGGCGAAGGCATGGTGGTGAAGCCCTGGGCCGGGCTCGGCGCGACGAACAGCGACGGGCGGCTCGTGCAGCCGGGAGTGAAGTGCCGCGGCCGGGAGTACCTGAGGATCATTTACGGTCCCGAGTACACCCGCCCGGAACAGCTCGAGCGGCTGCGCGGACGCAACCTCGGCCGCAAGCGGGCCCTCGCACTGCGGGAGCACGGGCTCGGTCTCGCGGCGCTGGACCGGCTCGCCGAGGGTGCCCCGGCATGGCGGGTCCACGAGCTGGTCTTCGCCATCCTGGCAGCCGAATCGGAGCCGGTCGACCCGCGGTTGTGA
- a CDS encoding 3' terminal RNA ribose 2'-O-methyltransferase Hen1 yields the protein MLLTLTTTHRPATDLGYLLVKHPGKVHSFDVPTGTAYVMYPEANEDRCTAALMLDVDPQRLRAQRDAFELSQYVNDRPYAASSLLASALAKVFRSALRGASKDRPELAATPIPLEIEVPVLRGTADLVTRLFGPLGWTVATTAIPLEPEIGGDSRYVRVHLTGELRVADALNHLYVLLPVLDDGKHYWVAPDEIEKLLRSGEGWLAGHPEKVLIARRYLAHRKSLATTALQILAAEEVNDEPATEEEAELPVPRKASLAEQRREAVLAALEEVGAGRVLDLGCGGGALLTALVKQRSFTEIVGADVSSRALEMAARRLRLDRLPERQKDRIKLIQTALTYRDDRLRGFDAAVLMEVIEHVDLPRLPALEAAVFGHARPAAVVVTTPNAEYNVHYEGLTGMRHSDHRFEWTRAEFAAWAERVAAEHGYAVTIRGVGDQHETTGAPTQLALFKIQEVSA from the coding sequence GTGCTGCTCACCCTGACGACCACTCACCGGCCCGCGACCGATCTCGGATACCTGCTGGTCAAGCACCCCGGGAAGGTTCACTCCTTCGACGTGCCCACCGGTACGGCGTACGTCATGTACCCGGAGGCGAACGAGGACAGGTGCACCGCGGCGCTGATGCTGGACGTCGACCCTCAGCGGTTGCGGGCCCAGCGGGACGCGTTCGAGCTGAGCCAGTACGTCAACGATCGCCCGTACGCGGCATCCAGCCTGCTGGCCAGCGCGCTCGCCAAGGTCTTCCGCAGCGCCCTGCGCGGCGCCTCGAAGGACCGCCCGGAGCTGGCCGCCACCCCGATCCCGCTGGAGATCGAGGTGCCGGTGCTGCGCGGCACCGCCGACCTGGTGACCCGGCTGTTCGGGCCGCTCGGCTGGACGGTGGCGACCACGGCGATCCCGCTGGAGCCGGAGATCGGCGGGGACAGCCGCTATGTGCGGGTGCACCTCACCGGCGAGCTGCGGGTCGCCGACGCGCTCAACCACCTCTACGTCCTGCTGCCGGTTCTCGACGACGGCAAGCACTACTGGGTCGCGCCGGACGAGATCGAGAAGCTGCTGCGATCCGGTGAGGGCTGGCTCGCCGGCCATCCGGAGAAGGTGCTGATCGCCCGTCGTTACCTGGCGCACCGCAAGTCGCTCGCGACCACCGCGCTGCAGATCCTCGCTGCCGAGGAGGTGAACGACGAACCGGCCACCGAGGAGGAGGCCGAGCTCCCGGTGCCCCGCAAGGCGTCGCTCGCCGAGCAGCGCCGCGAGGCGGTCCTGGCCGCCCTGGAGGAGGTCGGCGCCGGCCGGGTCCTCGACCTGGGCTGTGGTGGTGGCGCGCTGCTCACCGCGCTGGTGAAGCAGCGGTCGTTCACCGAGATCGTCGGGGCCGACGTCTCCAGCCGCGCGCTGGAGATGGCCGCCCGCCGGTTGCGCCTCGACCGGCTTCCGGAACGGCAGAAGGACCGGATCAAGCTGATCCAGACCGCGCTCACCTACCGGGACGACCGGCTGCGCGGCTTCGACGCGGCGGTGCTGATGGAGGTGATCGAGCACGTCGATCTGCCCCGGCTGCCGGCCCTCGAAGCGGCCGTCTTCGGTCACGCCCGGCCCGCCGCGGTCGTCGTGACCACGCCGAACGCCGAGTACAACGTGCATTACGAAGGCCTGACCGGCATGCGTCACTCGGACCATCGCTTCGAATGGACCCGCGCCGAATTCGCCGCGTGGGCCGAGCGGGTCGCGGCCGAGCACGGCTACGCGGTCACGATCCGCGGCGTCGGCGATCAGCACGAGACGACCGGCGCGCCTACTCAGCTCGCTCTCTTCAAGATCCAGGAGGTGTCCGCATGA
- the fbaA gene encoding class II fructose-bisphosphate aldolase: MPIASPEVYAEMIDRAKAGAFAYPAINVTSSQTLNAALQGFAEAGSDGIVQISTGGAEYASGPTIKNMITGAVALAEYATEVAKNYPINIALHTDHCPKNKLDSYVRPLLAISQERVNKGLAPLFQSHMWDGSAVPLDENLQIAEELLAASAAAKIILEIEVGVVGGEEDGVSAAIDDKLYSTVEDGLATAAALGLGEKGRYLTALTFGNVHGVYKPGNVKLRPEILKEIQDAIGAKYGKEKPLDLVFHGGSGSLLSEIHGALDFGVVKMNIDTDTQYAFTRPVVDHIMHNYDGVLKVDGEVGNKKAYDPRAWGKLAENGLAKRVVEACEHLRSTGTTLSK, translated from the coding sequence ATGCCTATCGCTTCCCCCGAGGTCTACGCCGAGATGATCGATCGCGCCAAGGCCGGCGCGTTCGCCTACCCGGCGATCAACGTGACGTCCTCGCAGACCCTCAACGCGGCCCTGCAGGGCTTCGCGGAGGCCGGCAGCGACGGCATCGTGCAGATCTCCACCGGTGGCGCCGAGTACGCCTCGGGTCCGACGATCAAGAACATGATCACCGGCGCCGTGGCCCTGGCCGAGTACGCGACCGAGGTGGCCAAGAACTACCCGATCAACATCGCGCTGCACACCGACCACTGCCCGAAGAACAAGCTCGACTCGTACGTCCGGCCGCTGCTCGCGATCTCGCAGGAGCGCGTCAACAAGGGCCTCGCCCCGCTCTTCCAGTCGCACATGTGGGACGGCTCGGCCGTGCCGCTCGACGAGAACCTGCAGATCGCCGAGGAGCTGCTCGCCGCGTCCGCCGCTGCGAAGATCATCCTCGAGATCGAGGTCGGCGTCGTCGGTGGCGAGGAGGACGGCGTCTCCGCCGCGATCGACGACAAGCTCTACTCGACCGTCGAGGACGGCCTGGCCACCGCCGCCGCGCTCGGCCTGGGTGAGAAGGGCCGCTACCTGACCGCCCTGACCTTCGGCAACGTGCACGGCGTCTACAAGCCGGGCAACGTCAAGCTCCGCCCGGAGATCCTCAAGGAGATCCAGGACGCGATCGGCGCGAAGTACGGCAAGGAGAAGCCGCTCGACCTGGTCTTCCACGGTGGCTCGGGTTCGCTGCTCTCCGAGATCCACGGCGCGCTGGACTTCGGTGTGGTGAAGATGAACATCGACACCGACACGCAGTACGCGTTCACCCGCCCGGTCGTCGACCACATCATGCACAACTACGACGGTGTGCTGAAGGTGGACGGCGAGGTCGGCAACAAGAAGGCGTACGACCCGCGCGCCTGGGGCAAGCTGGCCGAGAACGGTCTGGCGAAGCGCGTCGTCGAGGCGTGCGAGCACCTCCGCTCGACCGGAACCACCCTCTCGAAGTAG
- a CDS encoding LOG family protein produces MPDPLQPVLGGDVPFDATEFEIESRAELDSLIAKRTLAGLVVLGLRLDRDPPDLSDVDVHDTLFVGCEFSGPDAEIDLIRRGAHVVPPLDGLPYPTHPAVLYTPEDLAQGFAEGGFAGMYDTVVYDHFVAHGGAVPTVREAVAQRLHDAGIDNALGKSLAAWAAAHGQRGAIGIMGGHAALRGSDAYRMAASLAQRLAAGGRLIVTGGGPGVMEAANLGGYFASRTPEDLSAAIDALAAAPHFLDHDPYTAAALAVRADYPLPALDAAGRLQHGGLALPTWLYGHEPANLFAGQIGKYFSNAVREDSILRLARGGIVFAPGWAGTVQEIFQAATKTFYATDGPSGAYVFLGVEHWSALPVTELLRPLLARSPHGDQSGLIVVTDSLDEAMAALSG; encoded by the coding sequence ATGCCCGATCCGTTACAGCCTGTCCTGGGCGGCGACGTCCCGTTCGACGCGACCGAGTTCGAGATCGAGTCCCGCGCCGAACTGGACTCCCTGATCGCCAAGCGCACCCTCGCCGGCCTGGTCGTCCTCGGCCTCCGCCTGGACCGTGACCCGCCGGACCTCTCCGATGTGGACGTGCACGACACGCTCTTCGTCGGCTGCGAGTTCAGCGGCCCGGACGCGGAGATCGACCTGATCCGCAGGGGCGCGCACGTGGTGCCGCCACTCGACGGGTTGCCCTACCCGACGCACCCGGCCGTCCTCTACACGCCCGAGGACCTCGCTCAGGGGTTCGCCGAGGGCGGCTTCGCCGGGATGTACGACACGGTCGTCTACGACCACTTCGTGGCGCACGGCGGCGCGGTCCCGACCGTCCGCGAAGCCGTCGCCCAGCGGCTGCACGACGCCGGCATCGACAACGCGCTCGGCAAGTCCCTCGCCGCCTGGGCTGCCGCGCACGGACAGCGGGGCGCGATCGGGATCATGGGCGGGCACGCGGCGCTCCGCGGGTCGGACGCCTATCGGATGGCGGCCTCGCTGGCACAGCGGCTGGCCGCCGGCGGTCGTCTCATCGTGACCGGCGGCGGACCCGGCGTCATGGAAGCGGCGAACCTCGGCGGGTACTTCGCCTCCCGTACCCCGGAGGATCTCTCTGCCGCGATCGACGCCCTGGCCGCGGCGCCGCACTTCCTGGACCACGACCCCTACACCGCGGCCGCCCTGGCCGTGCGCGCCGACTACCCGCTGCCCGCGCTCGACGCCGCCGGGCGCCTCCAGCACGGTGGTCTCGCCCTGCCCACCTGGCTGTACGGGCACGAGCCGGCCAACCTGTTCGCTGGGCAGATCGGCAAGTACTTCTCCAACGCCGTGCGGGAGGACTCGATCCTGCGGCTGGCCCGGGGCGGCATCGTCTTCGCGCCCGGATGGGCGGGGACGGTCCAGGAGATCTTCCAGGCCGCCACGAAGACGTTCTACGCCACCGACGGGCCGTCCGGGGCCTACGTCTTCCTCGGCGTCGAGCACTGGTCCGCGCTGCCCGTGACCGAGCTGCTGCGGCCGCTGCTGGCCCGTTCCCCGCACGGCGACCAGTCCGGGCTGATCGTGGTCACCGACTCGCTGGACGAGGCGATGGCGGCCCTGTCCGGCTGA
- a CDS encoding ADP-ribosylglycohydrolase family protein — protein sequence MRAASGSLFGLAYGDSLGKPTEFQAYAEIVERYGPAGPRRLEGEPALVTDDTQMALAVGETLLELRGEVTPETFEPVLRRRFLEWAASPENDRAPGMTCLRACAALADGRPWTQATQAESKGCGANMRVTPIGLIPGLSDDQRAGAAQLQAALTHGHPTGLAASELTAYACWWLKNGLAPDRLLQALRERCVEQRRIYRGDWLGELWQRPTVTSPEEFIALGWDECATAIDRVEAALAGGEHDGDPCLATGAGWIAEEALATALYVYLISPDDPVAVVGRGAASSGDSDSIACLAGAFAGASLGLGAWPAEWQTQIEYADRLFRLGKAWD from the coding sequence ATGCGTGCTGCGTCGGGATCGCTCTTCGGGTTGGCCTACGGTGATTCGCTCGGCAAGCCCACCGAGTTCCAGGCGTACGCCGAGATCGTCGAGCGGTACGGCCCGGCCGGCCCACGACGGCTCGAAGGCGAGCCGGCCCTGGTCACCGACGACACGCAGATGGCGCTCGCGGTCGGCGAGACGCTGCTGGAGTTGCGCGGCGAGGTCACGCCGGAGACGTTCGAGCCGGTGCTGCGCCGCCGTTTCCTGGAGTGGGCGGCCAGCCCGGAGAACGACCGCGCCCCCGGGATGACCTGCCTGCGGGCCTGCGCGGCGCTCGCCGACGGCCGGCCGTGGACGCAGGCCACCCAGGCCGAGTCGAAGGGCTGCGGGGCGAACATGCGGGTCACCCCGATCGGCCTGATCCCGGGGCTGAGCGACGACCAGCGTGCGGGAGCTGCTCAGCTGCAGGCGGCGCTGACGCACGGTCATCCGACGGGACTCGCTGCCAGTGAGCTCACGGCGTACGCATGCTGGTGGTTGAAGAACGGCCTGGCGCCGGACCGCCTGCTGCAGGCGCTGCGGGAACGCTGCGTGGAGCAGCGCCGGATCTATCGCGGGGACTGGCTCGGCGAGCTCTGGCAGCGGCCGACGGTGACCTCGCCGGAAGAGTTCATCGCGCTCGGATGGGACGAGTGCGCCACGGCGATCGACCGGGTGGAGGCGGCGCTCGCGGGCGGCGAGCACGACGGCGACCCGTGCCTCGCCACCGGCGCCGGATGGATCGCCGAGGAGGCGCTCGCCACCGCGCTCTACGTCTACCTGATCTCCCCGGACGACCCGGTCGCCGTCGTCGGCCGGGGCGCCGCCTCGTCCGGCGACTCCGACTCGATCGCCTGCCTGGCGGGCGCGTTCGCGGGCGCGTCGCTCGGCCTCGGCGCGTGGCCGGCCGAGTGGCAGACGCAGATCGAGTACGCCGATCGGCTGTTCCGCCTCGGGAAAGCATGGGACTGA
- a CDS encoding DUF3151 domain-containing protein, with protein sequence MQNLLPEPPATRLPADAEADEALASAAATGTVEAFKAVAAKYPAYSAAWAPLAADALNSGEPVTAYAYARTGYHRGLDALRRNGWKGHGPVPWSHEANQGFLRCLHSLSLAAAAIGEADEAARCAQFLRDSDPAAADALT encoded by the coding sequence ATGCAGAACCTCCTTCCCGAGCCGCCGGCCACCCGTCTGCCCGCCGACGCGGAGGCCGACGAAGCCCTCGCCTCAGCCGCCGCGACGGGCACCGTCGAGGCCTTCAAGGCGGTCGCCGCCAAGTACCCCGCCTACAGCGCCGCCTGGGCGCCGCTGGCGGCCGACGCGCTGAACTCCGGCGAGCCGGTCACCGCGTACGCGTACGCCCGCACCGGTTACCACCGCGGCCTCGACGCGCTGCGCCGCAACGGCTGGAAGGGCCACGGCCCGGTGCCCTGGTCGCACGAGGCCAACCAGGGCTTCCTGCGCTGCCTGCACTCGCTGTCGCTGGCCGCCGCGGCGATCGGGGAGGCCGACGAGGCTGCTCGGTGCGCCCAGTTCCTGCGTGACAGCGACCCGGCCGCCGCCGACGCCCTGACCTGA
- a CDS encoding diacylglycerol kinase family protein, which yields MFDVVLLSLSEKSAGGDSCGGCGDSCGGSAAATVCAPRTPVLACADALRKAGAQVEIVMAASDQEIDAVLARFDGPARPDGLTWPDSDAKLRLVVASATDGQLRAVVRRLVRRYAPPPSKRPADLDAVRTVPDLPPLAILPLDPGNSDDLASQLGLPRTPEDVAAAVLNGPVRRLDLLRNDGGSVTLDGALLGGADDNGRAVPWRGRVEVDDALLTDGEEPVLACAVGNAGGYAEFDGFRLLADGDPTDGRVEVAVAVPVVVKQRFRGTKVRVEVRRARGRAVSVLPREGDLQFLDDGVAGSTSRKRSWWTEPGAWAVYAG from the coding sequence ATGTTTGACGTGGTGCTTCTCAGCCTGTCGGAGAAGTCGGCGGGCGGCGACTCCTGCGGCGGCTGCGGTGACAGCTGCGGCGGTTCGGCCGCCGCCACGGTCTGCGCCCCGCGTACCCCGGTGCTGGCCTGTGCCGACGCCCTGCGCAAGGCAGGCGCTCAGGTCGAGATCGTCATGGCCGCTTCCGATCAGGAGATCGACGCGGTTCTGGCGCGTTTCGACGGTCCGGCCCGGCCCGACGGTCTGACCTGGCCCGATTCGGACGCCAAGCTCCGGCTGGTGGTGGCGAGCGCTACCGACGGCCAGTTGCGCGCCGTCGTGCGCAGGCTGGTCCGGCGGTACGCTCCGCCGCCCAGCAAGCGCCCCGCCGACCTGGACGCCGTCCGCACCGTGCCGGACCTGCCGCCGCTGGCGATCCTGCCGCTCGACCCGGGCAACTCCGACGACCTCGCGTCGCAGCTCGGGCTTCCGCGTACGCCCGAGGACGTGGCGGCGGCCGTGCTGAACGGCCCGGTCCGCCGGCTCGACCTGCTGCGCAACGACGGCGGCTCGGTGACGCTCGACGGCGCGCTGCTCGGTGGCGCCGACGACAACGGCCGCGCGGTGCCGTGGCGTGGCCGGGTCGAGGTCGACGACGCGCTGCTCACCGACGGCGAGGAGCCGGTGCTGGCCTGCGCGGTCGGCAACGCCGGTGGCTACGCCGAGTTCGACGGCTTCCGGCTGCTCGCCGACGGTGACCCCACCGACGGCCGGGTCGAGGTCGCGGTGGCGGTGCCGGTCGTGGTGAAGCAGCGGTTCCGTGGCACGAAGGTTCGCGTGGAGGTGCGCCGGGCTCGCGGGCGGGCCGTCTCGGTGCTTCCGCGCGAGGGCGACCTGCAGTTCCTCGACGACGGGGTGGCGGGATCGACGAGCCGCAAGCGATCCTGGTGGACCGAGCCGGGCGCCTGGGCGGTGTACGCGGGCTGA